CAAGAAAGCATTGAATTTATTCGTCAGATTATAGGTCTTAAAACAAAGACTAGTGCTTTTTCATATCCTACATACGAGGAAGTATACCGTCATGTCTTTGTTCATACAGCGATTGAAAACAGTGGCTGGATTGTCTACGAAGTTCAAGGAGATGACGAGCATTTCTTAGTGGTCTTTAATGCTAAAGGAGAATCCCAGTATTATGAAAATGCGGGTAACCTTGAAATGCGAATCACTAACAGCCGTTCAAAAAATGAAAATACAATTGACAATGTTAGTGTGGCAGTCTTGAATGTTTTAGCGTAAGTCTTAGATTGAAGACGAAGTCAATGAAGTGTAGGATAAAACGCTCTTGCAGAGTCCAATGAATCAATAAAAATGTTTCAAAGACTCAATTCTACTAAAATGCGAGGTCGGGATTTTGATCCCGGCCTATACTTCTAGAAAGTCTCATTTGAAGTCGAAAGTAAAACTAAAATTTTCAGAAAAAGCAGTTCATTTTCAAGTCCTAGACAGATAGAAAAAGCAGAAGTTTCATTACTAATTGAATTAAAGTTAGAAAAGTTCATTGCTTTTAGCGGGAGAAACCTATGAATATTAATACAATTACTCTGGAAAAATTCATCACCTTAAATGAAGAGGAGAAACTTCAGTGTCTTAAAGACATTAAGCATACCTACCAATTCGAAAATATAAAGGAAATCCTCTCAGAGCTTGGTTTAGAAAATTTAAGTGGTCAAGTACTTAGTGAACTAGCCAAAGTTTGTAATAATTGGAGTCAATTTGAAGAGGCAAAAACAGTTTTAGAGATAGTCTCTGAAGAAGATAGGGATGCTATTTGGTATTATAGAAATGGTTTTACCCATTGGCGTTTATCTAGTGACCCGAAGAATGACTTTGAAACTGAAGCTAATCAGGCTCTAGCTTTATTAGAAAATGCTATCAAAAATGCTGATTCCTCAACAAATCCAGTCATTGAATGGTGTATTGAGTTGGTTAAAGTAGGTTCTCTAAAGGAAGTTTTTGAAGCTAAGCCAGCAGATTATCCCTTGCTAGAAAAATACTATTTTGAAGATGTTAATGAAACTAATCAAGAAATGACAATTGCGCAGAATAAGAAATTATACAAGAATATTACGGTAGAAGATGTTCAAAAGGCAAAAGACTCATGGGATATTATTAAACCAGTATACGAAACTGTTAACATCTATAACACCTATGAAGACTATCTCGATTCTGCAAAAATTTTTACTTTAGAACAAAGATACCTTCTGGCGATTATCTGGTATTTTATTGAAGTAAACAATGGAGGCCACTATCAATTTTTCGATAATTCGACAGGGATTGTCTGGGAAGATACTTTAAAGGGATTGGAACTATTTGGAATGACGGAGCATGCTATTAATTTCAAAAATCTTCTTGCATTCTTTGGTGGAGCTATCTCCTTTGTTAGAGAAGAGAGATCGGAGATGCTAGCACAGATGGAAGAAGAGTATGGTGATGCTTTTTATCAGAAGTTGGATGAAGCTGATGATTTTGTTTATGATTATGATGGAAATGAGAACGAACTAAGTTTTATCAAAAAATATCCAGAGAAATTTATTTTTCAGGGAAATGCAGATAAATCGTAAAGAGTAGTAAATAAAGATGAGGCTGGGACAAAAGTCCTAGCCTCTCATTTATTTTTGGATTGTTGAGCAAGACGCAGTGGTTGAGGTGGGCTCTACTACGCTGATTTCATCAGCTTTTACAGCCCTTCTCAACTGTGCGGAGGTGGGACGACGAAATCGAATTCTAACGAATGACCGATTTCTGTCCCACTCTCATTTTTTAGGGGAAAATCCTTGGTTTATAAATAGTTATAATCTAAGTTGAATACCACAAACACTATTTTTACGGATTTTGAATATATTTTTCAAAAATATCAGGCTAAAAATTGCTAAAAACCGAATATTTTGTTACTATTATATAAAAATGTAAGAAAATGAAAAGAGGCAAAGA
The window above is part of the Streptococcus sp. Marseille-Q6470 genome. Proteins encoded here:
- a CDS encoding DMP19 family protein, which produces MNINTITLEKFITLNEEEKLQCLKDIKHTYQFENIKEILSELGLENLSGQVLSELAKVCNNWSQFEEAKTVLEIVSEEDRDAIWYYRNGFTHWRLSSDPKNDFETEANQALALLENAIKNADSSTNPVIEWCIELVKVGSLKEVFEAKPADYPLLEKYYFEDVNETNQEMTIAQNKKLYKNITVEDVQKAKDSWDIIKPVYETVNIYNTYEDYLDSAKIFTLEQRYLLAIIWYFIEVNNGGHYQFFDNSTGIVWEDTLKGLELFGMTEHAINFKNLLAFFGGAISFVREERSEMLAQMEEEYGDAFYQKLDEADDFVYDYDGNENELSFIKKYPEKFIFQGNADKS